In the genome of Thermostichus vulcanus str. 'Rupite', the window CAACAACTTCAGGATCCCCAATTTGTTACTTTTATTCCGGTTTTTAACCCAGAACAGGCGGTACTGGCGGAAACGCAGCGATTGCTCACCGAACTGGATGGACTGGGGATCCCACATCCCTATGCCGTGTTAAACCGGATTTGGGTGGATCGTTCCGATGCCTTCGGACAAGCCGTGGCCGAAAGGCACCAAGCGCTTTTGGCCCAGCTCCCTGAACACCTAGCTCAGCAACTGCTGGTACGGATCCCGTTTCTGCATCCCCCCAGCCTGGAATCGATAGGCGCCTATCTTCTAGAGGCAGCAGGGACAAACACCCCTTACCCCTGCGGTAAGGATCTCGGATGAGCGTTCCGTAGCCCTTCTCCCACAAGGCGTGAGTCCAACCCCATCCGCGTTGTCAACCCCTTTCTGCTGTTTCCCACATCCCTTTTGCCCATGGCCCTACTCACCCTCAATTCCGTTCGCAAAGATTTTGGCGTCAAGGAGATCCTCAAGAGCGCCAGTTCCAGAACCCAATGTTCCCCATTTTGAATGTGTACGGAGATCCCCAGCAACGGGGTTACCAATACGGAGCCCAGGCGGCCCTGCAAATCCGCCACAGCATCGCCAGTTATGCCCGCCAGTTCGCTTACCGTTGTGGACTCACCTGGCACCAGTCCCAAACTTTAGCCGAGGGATCCCTGCCTTGGCTAGAACGCCACACTCCCCAGCTGCTGGAGGAGATCCAAGGCATTGCCACTGGCAGTGGTTTCACCTTCTCCGAGATTCTGGCCCTTAACCTACGTACTGAGATCTTAGCCCGAGCCGTATCTGGGGGATCCCATCCCCATTACGCTGCTGCAGTGGAACACAATCGTCAGGCCGGAGTGCCTCAGCACCCCCCGGATCCCGTCCCGGAATTCAAGGAGATCGATGAGATTGATGAGAGCAATTCCTCTCAAGCCCACCCAGATTGGGGAGAATGTACCACCCTGGCCGCCCTGCCCCAGGTCACCGCTACCCAGCACACCTACCTGGCCCAAACCTGGGATTGGGTCGGGGCTCAACGGTCAGCTTGCTTGGTTTTGCGGATTCATGCCCCAGATCATCCACCCTGTTTGACCTTGACCGAAGCCGGGATCCTCGCCAAAATCGGCCTCAACCAAGCGGGGCTGGCGGTAACCCTCAACCTGTTGCGCTCCCAGCAGGATGGCCAAACCCAGTCTGGGGGAATGCCCGTCCACTTGTTGTTGCGGCTGCTGTTACAGTGTGAGACTTGGCAGCAGGCACTGGAAAGGGTGAAATCCTACCCCTATACCGCTTCTTCTTGTGTCAGTTTGGCCAGTGCCAGCGGACAGTTGATCAGCTTTGAACTCAGCCCCCAGGGAATCGGTTTGCATCACCCTCAAAGGGGCCTCCTGGTGCATACCAACCACTTTCTCGATCCCACCCTGCAAGTGCATGAGCTACCCCCCTACGTGGGATCCTCCACAAGACAACGGCTGGAACGGGCCAGTTATCTCCTGCATCAGAGCGCCCAAAGGGGATCCCTCAACGCAGTTGCCTTACAAGAGATTTTGCGGGATCGGACGAATGCTCCCCGCTGCATTTGTCGCCATCCGGATCCCCATCTACCTGCTGTAGATCGCACCGAAACTGTGGCGGCTGTGGTGATGGATCTGAATCAGCAGATTTTGCACCTAGCTCCCGGCCTTCCCGATC includes:
- a CDS encoding C45 family autoproteolytic acyltransferase/hydolase, with amino-acid sequence MYGDPQQRGYQYGAQAALQIRHSIASYARQFAYRCGLTWHQSQTLAEGSLPWLERHTPQLLEEIQGIATGSGFTFSEILALNLRTEILARAVSGGSHPHYAAAVEHNRQAGVPQHPPDPVPEFKEIDEIDESNSSQAHPDWGECTTLAALPQVTATQHTYLAQTWDWVGAQRSACLVLRIHAPDHPPCLTLTEAGILAKIGLNQAGLAVTLNLLRSQQDGQTQSGGMPVHLLLRLLLQCETWQQALERVKSYPYTASSCVSLASASGQLISFELSPQGIGLHHPQRGLLVHTNHFLDPTLQVHELPPYVGSSTRQRLERASYLLHQSAQRGSLNAVALQEILRDRTNAPRCICRHPDPHLPAVDRTETVAAVVMDLNQQILHLAPGLPDQVEFVPIPIQP